AACTCCACTAAAAATTCCTACATAATGATCTTTGTGCTTATTTGTAGAAGAATAAGAGGAGGTATCTAACTTAATATTACTTAAAGTGTATCCATTACCATTAAAAGTTGATGTAAAAGCACTAGACCAATCGTAAGCTTTTTTACTAGAATCATAAAAAACATACCCCACCATATACTCAGGTTTAAAATCATTGTTAAAATCTATATTATTTATAAGTCTAAATTCTTTTACTTTTCTTGTATCGCCTTTATTGTTATTCCAAGCATTAGCAAATATAACCCATTCACCTACTGAATCTATAGTAAGGTATTGTTTAAAATCTATTTTTTGAACCTTATTTTCAGTTAGTTTATTGTTATTGTCTGTATAGTTAGTTAAGGTAAAACTATCACCACCTACAAATTTATATTCACCATCTTCAAATGCACTCATGCTAGCTGAAAGCTCAACGCTGTTTAAAGCTGTGATATTATTAGTTTTATTTTCTGCAAAAGAGCTAGGGTTTAATACTAAATCATTTCCCACCAAATGTGTAGTAGAATTTTTATTACCTACCTTACCACCTTGTATATCTACTTTATTGCCTATAAGCAATACATCATTTGCATTGATATTACCCATATTTACTACGCTACCTGCTTTTTGTGGTTTAAATACAGGAGAGAAAGAATTACCTTGCTCTTGTGATAAATTTGCAAATTTATTCATATCCTCATTACTCATAGATGAAGTAGAAGCTACAAAGCGATTAGCATTGATATTGCCTGTTTTAGTAATGATTACTCCATTAGGATTGATTAAAAATACATTATTATCTTTTGCATTTAATATACCTGCTATGGTAGATTTATTTGTTCCATGAGCTATGTTTAGGTAGTTTTTACCAGATCCTTCAAAATTTACTTGAGCTTTATTGCCTATATTAAAACCACCACCCCATTGGATAACAGAATTAATTTTATTACCATGTATATTCATAGTAGTGTTATTTGGTTTAGTTATAGTTCCACTTGTGCCATGAGTAAATTTACCACCACTTGGTAAGGCATTAGGACTAATTGCTGCTAAAGGTGAAAAAAGTAATGAAGCAACTATACTTGAAAGTAAGATGTGATTAGTTAGTTTTTTAGAAGGGGTTAAATCAAAATTATTCGATTCCCCCCCCCATACTAGGTTATTTAAACTTAACTTTTGCATAAAAGATATCCTTTCATTAAACAAATTTTCTTATAAATACTAATGTATTATAAATGATTGTAGAATGTTATTGTATTGTTGGTAAATTTAGTCTTAAAATTAAACTTTGTTGTGTTAATATTTGTAAAAAATTTTAAAGAGATATAGTAAATCATTGTAAGAATTTAATTTTATTTTCCAAAATACCTTTTGGAGTAAGTCCTATAAATTTTTCATTTATATTAGCATTTTCATCAAAAAAAACTATCACAGGCACGCCATAAATTCCACCCACTGCTTTAGATAAAAACAAACTAGCTTTACTTTCATATAAAAGCGGAAAATCTAGTCTTTTTTCTAAAGCAATTTTTTCTGCCTCCTCTTGATTTTTAACTCCGTTTAGTACAGCGATGATAGTAAAATTTTTATCTTTATAAAGTGCATTTAGTATAGGAATTTGTGCTTTACACGCACCACAATCTTGAGTGAAAAAAAATAAAGCATAAGCTTGATTTGAATTTTGAATTTTTAAAGTTTTTTCAAAACCATTGTATTTGAAAATGTAGTTTTGACTTGAATTTAAGGCTTTAAATTCGTTATTTGAGCATGCATTTAAAAATACTAAAAAAACTAAAGCCAAGAAGCTATAGAAGATTTTAAATGCGACCATGGTTTTTCTCCTATGATTTTATCTTGCACTATGCCATCTTTAATGATGAAAGTAGTTGGCACTGCAAAAACACTAAATCTTTGCCATGAAATATCTAAATCATCTTGTAAAAATGTGATATTTTTGTAGTTATATTTAGTTGCAAATTCTTCAAATTCTTTGCCTTTGTCTATGGAATCTAACGCTAAAATAGTCATTTTATTTGGGTATTCATTAGCTAATTTTTCCAAAAGTGGTAAATCTTTTAAGCAAGATGCACAACCTTGTTCTACAAAAGTTAAAATGATAAGATTATCAAAATCAGCTAGTTTTACTTTCTTTCCTTCTAAATTTTTTGCTGCA
The genomic region above belongs to Campylobacter peloridis LMG 23910 and contains:
- a CDS encoding TlpA family protein disulfide reductase; the encoded protein is MVAFKIFYSFLALVFLVFLNACSNNEFKALNSSQNYIFKYNGFEKTLKIQNSNQAYALFFFTQDCGACKAQIPILNALYKDKNFTIIAVLNGVKNQEEAEKIALEKRLDFPLLYESKASLFLSKAVGGIYGVPVIVFFDENANINEKFIGLTPKGILENKIKFLQ
- a CDS encoding TlpA family protein disulfide reductase, whose product is MKIKNIILVCLCVVFLGACFENNNKNGGKIGLKTPEIAAKNLEGKKVKLADFDNLIILTFVEQGCASCLKDLPLLEKLANEYPNKMTILALDSIDKGKEFEEFATKYNYKNITFLQDDLDISWQRFSVFAVPTTFIIKDGIVQDKIIGEKPWSHLKSSIASWL